One Malaclemys terrapin pileata isolate rMalTer1 chromosome 7, rMalTer1.hap1, whole genome shotgun sequence genomic region harbors:
- the GOLGA7B gene encoding golgin subfamily A member 7B isoform X2: MASEAHDLQELRRSASLATKVFVQRDYSDGTLCQFQNKFPLELDSRLERQLFEETVKTLNGFYAEAEKIGGSSYLEGCLACATAYFIFLCMETHYEKVLKKISKYIQEQNEQVYAPRGLLLTDPVERGMRVIEISIYEDRCSSGSTSSASTSSGGGGGR, encoded by the exons ATGGCCAGCGAG GCCCATGACCTGCAGGAGCTGCGGCGAAGCGCCTCGCTGGCCACCAAGGTCTTTGTGCAGCGGGATTACAGCGACGGGACCCTCTGCCAGTTCCAGAACAAGTTCCCCCTGGAGCTGGACAGCCGG CTCGAGCGGCAGCTCTTTGAGGAGACAGTGAAGACCCTCAATGGCTTCTACGCCGAGGCCGAGAAGATCGGGGGCAGCTCCTATCTGGAGGGGTGCCTGGCGTGTGCCACAGCCTACTTCATCTTCCTCTGCATGGAGACCCACTACGAGAAG GTGCTGAAGAAGATCTCCAAGTACATCCAGGAGCAGAACGAGCAGGTGTATGCGCCACGGGGCCTGCTGCTCACCGACCCCGTGGAGCGGGGCATGCGGGTC ATCGAGATCTCCATCTATGAGGACAGATGCAGCAGCGGCAGCACCAGCAGCGCCAGCACCagcagcgggggcggggggggccggTGA
- the GOLGA7B gene encoding golgin subfamily A member 7B isoform X1 produces the protein MASEAHDLQELRRSASLATKVFVQRDYSDGTLCQFQNKFPLELDSRLERQLFEETVKTLNGFYAEAEKIGGSSYLEGCLACATAYFIFLCMETHYEKVLKKISKYIQEQNEQVYAPRGLLLTDPVERGMRVVSSWDGRAGGHRAGKVGMGEPGGMGTGTAARRDALTVVHMAHRIIEYQGWKGPQEVI, from the exons ATGGCCAGCGAG GCCCATGACCTGCAGGAGCTGCGGCGAAGCGCCTCGCTGGCCACCAAGGTCTTTGTGCAGCGGGATTACAGCGACGGGACCCTCTGCCAGTTCCAGAACAAGTTCCCCCTGGAGCTGGACAGCCGG CTCGAGCGGCAGCTCTTTGAGGAGACAGTGAAGACCCTCAATGGCTTCTACGCCGAGGCCGAGAAGATCGGGGGCAGCTCCTATCTGGAGGGGTGCCTGGCGTGTGCCACAGCCTACTTCATCTTCCTCTGCATGGAGACCCACTACGAGAAG GTGCTGAAGAAGATCTCCAAGTACATCCAGGAGCAGAACGAGCAGGTGTATGCGCCACGGGGCCTGCTGCTCACCGACCCCGTGGAGCGGGGCATGCGGGTCGTATCCTCCTGGGATGGACGGGCGGgtgggcacagggcagggaaggTGGGCATGGGTGAGCCTGGTGGGATGGGCACGGGCACCGCTGCCCGGCGCGATGCTCTGACAGTGGTGCACatggctcatagaatcatagaatatcagggttggaagggacctcaggaggtcatctag